Proteins encoded by one window of Bradyrhizobium sp. B097:
- a CDS encoding cyclopropane-fatty-acyl-phospholipid synthase family protein, producing MDRLLRFFLGRFIRRGSITFTTASGAQFTCGDGTGIPVAARFMTRAAELRVLVDPELYLGEAFMDGTFVVEQGSIADVLAVLMGQAAMLPNFARMQAWVRFLGRRAQQLNVRGRSRSNVARHYDLDGRLYSLFLDADKQYSCAYFEAPDAALDDAQLAKKRHLAAKLLIQPGHRVLDIGSGWGGLGLYLAEMSGADVTGVTLSTEQLQIANARAAEKNLAHSARFLLQDYRDIPGPFDRIVSVGMFEHVGVAFYETFFKRCAELLSDDGVMLLHSIGRSTGPDVTSPWIRKYIFPGGYIPALSEVMPAIEKAGLLICDMEILRLHYAETLKAWRDRFMARREEAVRLYDETFARMWEFYLAASEMSFRVQNMMNFQLQLTKRQGIVPMTRDYIGREEGRLRLKEAGAAKPRLQLAGE from the coding sequence ATGGACCGATTGTTGCGATTTTTCTTGGGGCGCTTCATCCGCCGCGGTTCGATCACGTTCACGACCGCGAGCGGCGCTCAATTCACCTGTGGTGACGGCACGGGCATTCCCGTCGCCGCACGGTTCATGACCAGGGCCGCCGAACTGCGCGTTCTGGTCGATCCCGAGCTTTACCTCGGCGAAGCCTTCATGGACGGCACCTTCGTGGTGGAGCAAGGCAGCATCGCCGATGTGCTGGCTGTCCTGATGGGCCAGGCGGCCATGTTGCCGAACTTTGCCAGGATGCAGGCCTGGGTTCGCTTCCTCGGGCGTCGCGCCCAGCAGCTCAATGTGCGCGGCCGGTCCCGGAGCAATGTCGCCCGCCATTACGACCTCGACGGCCGCCTCTATTCCCTCTTCCTCGACGCGGACAAGCAATACAGCTGCGCCTATTTCGAGGCGCCGGACGCGGCGCTGGACGACGCCCAGCTCGCCAAGAAGCGCCACCTCGCCGCAAAACTCCTGATCCAGCCCGGCCATCGTGTCCTCGACATCGGTTCCGGCTGGGGCGGACTGGGGCTTTATCTCGCCGAGATGAGCGGCGCCGACGTCACCGGCGTCACGCTGTCGACCGAGCAGCTGCAGATCGCCAACGCCCGGGCGGCGGAGAAGAACCTGGCGCATTCGGCGCGCTTCCTGCTGCAGGACTACCGCGACATCCCCGGCCCGTTCGACCGCATCGTCTCGGTCGGCATGTTCGAGCATGTCGGGGTCGCCTTTTACGAAACCTTCTTCAAGCGCTGCGCCGAGCTCCTGAGCGATGACGGTGTCATGCTGCTGCACTCGATCGGCCGCTCGACCGGTCCTGATGTCACCAGCCCCTGGATCCGGAAATACATCTTCCCCGGCGGCTACATTCCGGCGCTCTCCGAGGTCATGCCGGCGATCGAGAAGGCCGGATTGCTGATCTGCGACATGGAGATCCTGCGCCTGCACTATGCAGAGACCCTGAAGGCGTGGCGCGACCGCTTCATGGCGCGGCGCGAGGAGGCCGTGCGGCTCTACGACGAGACCTTTGCCCGGATGTGGGAATTCTATCTGGCGGCCTCGGAGATGTCGTTCCGGGTGCAGAACATGATGAACTTCCAGCTGCAGCTGACCAAGCGCCAGGGCATCGTGCCGATGACCCGCGATTACATCGGCCGCGAGGAAGGCCGCCTCCGGCTCAAGGAAGCCGGCGCCGCAAAACCCCGGCTGCAACTCGCCGGCGAATAG
- a CDS encoding fatty acid desaturase family protein, with protein sequence MTALRMRARDFLTEDELVAVRQRTTWKGAALIVHAWALILGAIALVAWWPNPLTYLLAVAIIGSRQLGLAILMHDGAHGCLSANEKTNLTLSQWFCAYPIFAETRGYRRYHLQHHARTQQEDDPDLVLSAPFPITKMSYRRKFLRDITGQTGYQQRKAQLLNAIGPKEWPLSQRAANFWQKLGPQCVANALLFAGLAAAGVWWAYPLLWLVPLLTWMMVITRIRNIAEHAVVPDSADPLRNTRTTRANVLERLFIAPYYVNYHLEHHLLFYVPCYNLPRVHRILSASRYADRMEVQPGYAAVLQLATAKPNREDRPGQLVNSARRARAGAEVNADQNAGGF encoded by the coding sequence ATGACCGCGCTACGCATGCGTGCCCGCGATTTCCTCACCGAGGATGAACTGGTCGCCGTCCGGCAACGCACGACCTGGAAGGGCGCAGCCCTGATCGTGCACGCCTGGGCGCTGATCCTTGGCGCGATCGCGCTGGTTGCGTGGTGGCCCAATCCGCTGACCTATCTGCTGGCGGTTGCGATCATCGGCTCGCGCCAGCTCGGGCTCGCCATCCTGATGCATGACGGTGCGCATGGCTGTCTCTCGGCCAACGAGAAGACCAATCTCACGCTGAGCCAGTGGTTCTGCGCCTATCCGATCTTCGCGGAAACCCGCGGCTATCGCCGCTATCATCTGCAGCATCATGCCCGGACGCAGCAGGAGGATGATCCGGATCTGGTGCTGTCGGCGCCGTTTCCGATCACGAAGATGAGCTACCGCCGGAAATTCCTCCGCGATATCACCGGGCAGACCGGCTACCAGCAGCGCAAGGCGCAACTGCTCAATGCGATCGGGCCGAAAGAGTGGCCGCTATCGCAGCGCGCCGCCAATTTCTGGCAGAAGCTCGGGCCGCAATGCGTCGCCAACGCGTTGCTGTTCGCGGGACTCGCCGCCGCGGGCGTGTGGTGGGCCTATCCGCTGTTGTGGCTGGTGCCGCTGCTGACCTGGATGATGGTGATCACGCGGATCCGCAACATCGCCGAACATGCCGTCGTGCCCGACAGCGCCGATCCCTTGCGCAACACCCGCACCACGCGGGCCAATGTCCTCGAGCGGCTGTTCATCGCGCCGTACTACGTGAACTATCACCTCGAGCATCATCTGCTGTTCTACGTGCCCTGCTACAACCTGCCGCGCGTCCACCGCATCCTGAGCGCAAGCCGCTATGCCGACCGGATGGAAGTCCAGCCGGGCTATGCCGCCGTGCTGCAGCTGGCGACCGCCAAGCCCAACCGGGAAGACCGCCCGGGCCAATTGGTCAACAGCGCGCGCCGGGCGAGGGCGGGCGCCGAGGTTAACGCCGACCAGAATGCCGGTGGATTCTAG
- the rpsR gene encoding 30S ribosomal protein S18, which translates to MADAGARRPFFRRRKSCPFTGANAPKIDYKDSKLLMRYVSERGKIVPSRITAVSAKKQRELARAIKRARFLGLLPYVIR; encoded by the coding sequence ATGGCTGATGCTGGTGCCCGCCGTCCGTTTTTCCGTCGTCGCAAGTCCTGCCCGTTCACGGGCGCGAATGCGCCGAAGATCGACTACAAGGATTCCAAGCTGCTGATGCGTTACGTCTCCGAGCGCGGCAAGATCGTGCCGAGCCGCATCACGGCCGTCTCCGCCAAGAAGCAGCGTGAGCTCGCCCGCGCCATCAAGCGCGCGCGCTTCCTCGGCCTGCTGCCCTACGTTATTCGCTAA
- a CDS encoding replicative DNA helicase, translating into MALIDSNVHKLAPDAASPTYRSAPHNIEAEQGLLGAILVNNDAFYRVSDFLEAKHFFEAIHQQIYETAGSLIRMGKVANPVTLKTFLPAELDLGGMTVNQYLARLAAEATTIINAQDYGRTVYDLSLRRNLIQIGEEIVNVAYDAPVDFAPRAQIEDAERQLYSLAETGRYDGGFQRFADALTVAVDMAAKAFQRDGKLSGISTGLRDLDTKMGGLQPSDLIVLAGRPGMGKTSLATNIAYNIARAYVPEVQADGTTKAVNGGAVGFFSCEMSGEQLATRILAERTGIPSSHIRRGGISELDFEKIRDCSIELQSLPFYVDETGGLSISQLTARARRLKRQKGLDLIVIDYIQLLQGSGKRGNDNRVQEITEITTNLKALAKELNVPVIALSQLSRQVENRDDKRPQLSDLRESGSIEQDADVVMFVYREEYYLANKEPRPGTPEHATWQAEMERALGKAEVIIGKQRHGPTGTVELHFEASVTRFGDLASDGLVPDRPPSY; encoded by the coding sequence ATGGCCTTGATTGATTCGAACGTTCACAAGCTCGCGCCCGACGCCGCGTCCCCGACCTATCGGAGCGCGCCGCACAACATCGAAGCGGAACAGGGGCTGCTGGGCGCGATACTGGTCAACAACGACGCCTTCTACCGGGTCTCCGATTTCCTGGAGGCGAAGCACTTCTTCGAAGCCATCCACCAGCAGATCTATGAAACGGCCGGCAGTCTGATCCGGATGGGCAAGGTCGCAAATCCCGTGACCTTGAAGACGTTCCTGCCTGCCGAGCTGGACCTCGGCGGCATGACGGTCAATCAATACCTCGCCCGACTCGCCGCCGAAGCGACCACCATCATCAACGCACAGGACTACGGGCGTACCGTCTATGATCTCAGCCTGCGCCGCAACCTGATCCAGATCGGCGAGGAGATCGTCAACGTCGCCTACGACGCTCCGGTCGATTTTGCCCCGCGCGCGCAGATCGAGGACGCCGAACGGCAGCTCTACAGCCTCGCCGAAACCGGCCGCTACGATGGCGGCTTCCAGCGCTTTGCCGATGCGCTCACGGTCGCCGTCGACATGGCGGCCAAGGCGTTCCAGCGCGACGGCAAACTGTCCGGCATTTCGACGGGGCTGCGCGACCTCGACACCAAGATGGGCGGATTGCAGCCAAGCGACCTGATCGTGCTCGCCGGCCGTCCCGGCATGGGCAAAACCTCGCTCGCCACCAACATCGCCTACAACATTGCCAGGGCCTATGTCCCCGAGGTGCAGGCGGACGGCACCACCAAGGCGGTGAACGGCGGCGCGGTCGGCTTCTTCTCCTGCGAAATGAGCGGCGAACAGCTCGCCACCCGTATTCTCGCCGAACGCACCGGCATTCCCTCCAGCCATATCCGGCGCGGCGGTATCTCCGAGCTCGATTTCGAGAAGATTCGCGACTGCTCGATCGAGTTGCAGTCGCTGCCGTTCTACGTCGACGAAACCGGTGGTCTGTCGATCTCGCAGCTCACCGCGCGCGCCCGCCGCCTCAAGCGGCAGAAGGGTCTCGATCTGATCGTGATCGACTACATCCAGCTGTTGCAGGGCTCGGGCAAGCGCGGCAACGACAACCGCGTGCAGGAAATCACCGAGATCACCACCAATTTGAAGGCGCTGGCGAAGGAGCTCAACGTCCCCGTGATCGCGCTGTCGCAGCTCTCGCGTCAGGTCGAAAACCGCGACGACAAGCGGCCCCAGCTTTCGGACCTGCGTGAATCCGGTTCGATCGAGCAGGACGCCGACGTCGTGATGTTCGTGTACCGCGAGGAATACTATCTCGCGAACAAGGAACCGCGGCCCGGCACCCCGGAGCACGCCACCTGGCAAGCCGAAATGGAGCGCGCGCTCGGCAAGGCCGAAGTCATCATCGGCAAGCAGCGCCACGGTCCGACCGGCACCGTCGAGCTGCACTTCGAAGCCAGCGTCACCCGGTTCGGCGACCTCGCATCGGACGGACTGGTCCCGGATCGCCCCCCCTCCTACTAA
- a CDS encoding TetR/AcrR family transcriptional regulator yields the protein MSTARDDLLAAGLAVFDRDGFEGATVAEIRSRARASNGSFFHFFTSKKQLAGTLFLEILQTYHAAIITAVNDTHGAGEGVARLIHAHLDWVVSNRREARFLFEISRSEWSEEVRGAQRTENSRLTDGIERWRAPLLARGELLPMSATLFFSQIIGPAQIFCRAYLSGRHQSDPREQVETLIACAIRAVVAPGAPERAGGTS from the coding sequence GTGAGCACGGCACGCGACGATCTCTTGGCGGCGGGACTGGCGGTGTTCGACCGCGACGGGTTCGAGGGCGCGACGGTGGCCGAGATCCGCTCCCGCGCCCGCGCGTCCAACGGCAGCTTCTTCCATTTCTTCACCTCGAAGAAGCAGCTCGCCGGAACCCTGTTCCTGGAAATCCTGCAGACCTATCACGCCGCAATCATCACCGCTGTCAACGACACGCACGGCGCCGGCGAGGGCGTTGCGCGGCTGATCCACGCCCATCTCGATTGGGTCGTGAGCAACCGGCGCGAGGCGCGCTTCCTGTTCGAGATTTCGCGCAGCGAGTGGAGCGAGGAGGTGCGCGGCGCGCAGCGCACCGAGAACTCGCGGCTCACCGATGGCATCGAGCGTTGGCGCGCGCCGCTGCTCGCGCGCGGCGAGTTGCTGCCGATGAGCGCGACACTGTTCTTCAGCCAGATCATCGGGCCGGCGCAGATCTTTTGCCGCGCCTATCTGTCGGGCCGCCATCAGAGCGACCCGCGCGAACAGGTCGAGACGCTGATCGCCTGCGCGATCCGCGCGGTGGTGGCGCCGGGTGCGCCGGAGCGAGCAGGAGGGACGTCATGA
- the fabF gene encoding beta-ketoacyl-ACP synthase II: MRRVVVTGLGMLTPLGCGVDATWTRILAGDSGGKKIDTFEVSDLPSQVACYIPRGDGSNGTFNPDQWMEPKDQRKVDDFILYAMCAARQALDDANWHPKSDEDQFATGTMIGSGIGGLTGIAETAVLLKERGPRRVSPFFIPGRLINLASGYVSIEHGLKGPNHSVVTACSTGAHAVGDAARLIALGDADVMLAGGAESPISRIGIAGFCAARALSTGFNDTPEKASRPYDKDRDGFVMGEGAGVLVLEEYEHAKQRGAKIYAEVTGYGLSGDAFHITSPPPDGNGGFRSMSMALKRAGLVASDLDYINAHGTSTQVGDEIELGAVERLLGNAASKVSMSSTKSATGHLLGAAGAIEAIFAVLAIRDNVVPPTINLDNPSVQTAIDLVPHTSRKRDVNVALSNSFGFGGTNASVIVQRVTN, from the coding sequence ATGAGACGAGTTGTCGTCACGGGGCTGGGCATGCTTACACCGCTCGGCTGCGGTGTTGACGCAACTTGGACGCGCATCCTCGCCGGAGACAGCGGCGGCAAGAAGATCGACACCTTCGAAGTGTCCGACCTGCCGAGCCAGGTCGCCTGCTACATTCCGCGCGGCGACGGCTCCAACGGCACCTTCAATCCCGATCAGTGGATGGAGCCGAAGGACCAGCGCAAGGTCGACGACTTCATCCTCTACGCGATGTGCGCGGCCAGGCAGGCGCTCGACGACGCCAACTGGCATCCGAAGTCCGACGAGGACCAGTTCGCCACCGGCACGATGATCGGCTCCGGCATCGGCGGCCTCACCGGCATTGCCGAGACTGCGGTGCTGCTCAAGGAACGTGGACCGCGCAGGGTCTCTCCCTTCTTCATTCCGGGCCGCCTGATCAATCTGGCGTCCGGCTACGTCTCGATCGAGCACGGCCTGAAGGGCCCCAATCATTCGGTCGTCACGGCGTGCTCGACCGGCGCGCACGCCGTCGGCGATGCAGCGCGGCTGATCGCGCTCGGCGACGCCGACGTGATGCTCGCAGGTGGCGCCGAATCGCCGATCTCCCGCATCGGCATCGCAGGCTTCTGCGCGGCGCGTGCGCTGTCCACCGGCTTCAACGACACGCCGGAAAAGGCATCGCGGCCCTACGACAAGGATCGCGACGGCTTCGTGATGGGCGAGGGTGCCGGCGTCCTCGTGCTCGAGGAATACGAGCACGCCAAACAGCGTGGTGCGAAGATCTATGCCGAGGTCACCGGCTACGGCCTGTCGGGCGATGCCTTCCACATCACTTCGCCGCCGCCGGACGGCAATGGCGGCTTCCGCAGCATGAGCATGGCGCTGAAGCGCGCCGGCCTCGTGGCATCCGATCTCGACTACATCAACGCGCACGGCACCTCGACGCAGGTCGGCGACGAGATCGAACTCGGCGCGGTCGAGCGTCTGCTCGGCAATGCGGCTTCGAAGGTTTCGATGTCGTCGACCAAGTCGGCGACCGGACATCTGCTCGGCGCGGCCGGTGCGATCGAGGCGATCTTCGCGGTGCTGGCGATTCGCGATAACGTGGTGCCGCCGACCATCAATCTCGACAATCCGTCGGTGCAAACGGCGATCGATCTTGTGCCGCACACGTCGCGCAAGCGTGACGTGAATGTGGCGCTGTCCAATTCCTTCGGTTTCGGTGGCACAAACGCCTCCGTGATCGTGCAGCGCGTGACCAATTAG
- a CDS encoding PaaI family thioesterase has protein sequence MSKIDPDFAPIATRIRDNVGRQGFMGLVGAEVAELSRGACTLAVDRRPELLQQHGLFHGGVTAFLVDNATTIAAATSHGQPALTAEYKLNLLSPASGDRLICRARVIKPGRQVAVVAADVFCIIDGKEKHTATALASIAMLDDQAAARIQSPA, from the coding sequence ATGAGCAAAATCGATCCGGACTTTGCGCCGATCGCGACGCGGATTCGCGACAATGTCGGCCGTCAGGGCTTCATGGGTCTTGTCGGTGCTGAGGTTGCCGAGCTGTCGCGCGGCGCGTGCACGCTCGCCGTCGACCGGCGGCCTGAGCTGTTGCAGCAGCACGGCCTGTTTCACGGTGGGGTGACGGCGTTCCTCGTCGACAATGCCACCACGATTGCGGCGGCGACGTCGCATGGCCAGCCGGCGCTGACGGCCGAGTACAAGCTGAACCTGCTGTCGCCGGCATCGGGCGATCGCCTGATCTGCCGGGCGCGCGTGATCAAGCCGGGGCGTCAGGTCGCCGTCGTTGCGGCCGACGTGTTCTGCATCATCGACGGCAAGGAGAAGCACACCGCGACGGCACTCGCGTCGATCGCGATGCTCGACGATCAGGCGGCGGCACGAATCCAAAGCCCGGCCTGA
- a CDS encoding acyl carrier protein, translated as MSEIGERVKKIVVEHLGVEPEKVVDSASFIDDLGADSLDTVELVMAFEEEFGCEIPDDAAETILTVGDATKFLEKNAKS; from the coding sequence ATGAGTGAGATTGGCGAGCGGGTTAAGAAGATTGTGGTCGAGCACCTTGGTGTCGAACCCGAGAAGGTGGTCGATAGCGCGAGCTTCATCGATGACCTCGGCGCCGACAGCCTCGACACCGTCGAGCTCGTGATGGCTTTCGAAGAAGAATTCGGTTGCGAGATTCCCGACGACGCGGCGGAAACGATTCTGACCGTGGGCGACGCGACCAAGTTTCTTGAGAAGAACGCGAAGAGCTGA
- a CDS encoding TetR/AcrR family transcriptional regulator C-terminal domain-containing protein, giving the protein MGSETASGMSAPDPKHVVRATRSAGRKMRSLLLDAASRLFKERGLSGTSISDIAAAADAFPSQITYYFRTKEALFVEAASRDMLYLARATEQAALNAHTPRDYTHALAETVTATDTVAFFAEALTLTRRRQDLAPLVERTIERLHSEGARAYADQVERHGWRSLRAPEESSRRFWAIAIGVIVEGFAMGRGAEEMCRELLRALGEQATSTSANDGSRLRLVGDRDTSPSTDGETSS; this is encoded by the coding sequence ATGGGTTCGGAGACCGCCAGCGGCATGTCTGCGCCCGATCCGAAGCACGTGGTCCGCGCGACACGGTCGGCGGGGCGCAAGATGCGTTCGCTGTTGCTCGATGCCGCCAGCCGCCTGTTCAAGGAGCGCGGGCTCTCGGGCACGTCGATCTCCGACATCGCCGCCGCGGCGGACGCCTTTCCGAGCCAGATCACCTATTACTTCCGTACCAAGGAGGCGCTGTTCGTCGAAGCCGCCAGCCGCGACATGCTTTACCTCGCGCGCGCGACCGAGCAGGCCGCCCTGAACGCCCATACGCCACGCGATTACACCCACGCCTTGGCCGAGACCGTGACCGCGACCGATACGGTCGCCTTCTTCGCCGAGGCCTTGACGCTGACGCGGCGCCGGCAGGACCTCGCGCCTTTGGTCGAGCGCACCATCGAGCGTCTGCACAGCGAAGGCGCGCGCGCCTATGCGGACCAGGTCGAGCGGCACGGCTGGCGCTCGCTGCGCGCGCCCGAAGAGAGCTCGAGGCGGTTCTGGGCGATTGCGATCGGCGTGATCGTCGAAGGTTTTGCGATGGGCCGCGGCGCCGAGGAGATGTGCCGCGAATTGCTGCGCGCGCTCGGCGAGCAGGCGACATCGACGTCGGCCAATGATGGATCGCGGCTGCGCCTGGTCGGCGATCGCGACACTTCACCCTCAACGGACGGGGAGACCAGCTCATGA
- the rpsF gene encoding 30S ribosomal protein S6, protein MPLYEHVFLARQDASTQQVDELTAQMTGIVEQGGGKVTKTESWGVRSLTYRMNKNRKAHFVLMNIDAPSAVVTEIERQERISEDVIRYLTVRVEEHEEGPSAMMRKADRDRERDDRGGGFRGDREGGFRGDRDGGGFRGDRGPRRPREEEAATEE, encoded by the coding sequence ATGCCTCTTTATGAGCATGTTTTTCTCGCGCGTCAGGATGCGAGCACCCAGCAGGTGGATGAACTGACGGCCCAGATGACGGGTATCGTCGAACAGGGCGGCGGCAAGGTCACCAAGACCGAGAGCTGGGGCGTGCGCTCCCTCACCTACCGCATGAACAAGAATCGCAAGGCGCATTTCGTGCTGATGAACATCGACGCACCGTCGGCTGTCGTCACCGAGATCGAGCGCCAGGAGCGGATCAGCGAAGACGTCATCCGCTATCTCACCGTGCGCGTCGAAGAGCACGAGGAAGGCCCGTCCGCGATGATGCGCAAGGCCGACCGTGACCGTGAGCGCGATGACCGTGGCGGTGGCTTCCGCGGCGACCGCGAAGGCGGCTTCCGTGGCGATCGCGATGGCGGCGGCTTCCGCGGCGATCGTGGCCCACGCCGTCCGCGCGAAGAAGAAGCTGCGACCGAGGAGTAA
- the rplI gene encoding 50S ribosomal protein L9, with protein sequence MEVILLERVAKLGQMGEVVRVKDGFARNFLLKRGKALRATEANRAKYDGMKAELEANNIKAKGEAAVVAEKIDGRDIIIIRQASESGQLFGSVTVRDIVVALAADGITVARPQVWLDSPIKVIGAQKVTIAVHPEVETSVTVTVARSAEEADRIKRGEDISTRQEDQDAAAEALAAAGEFFDPEAQHDDEAAPAPAAEEK encoded by the coding sequence ATGGAAGTCATTCTGCTGGAACGCGTTGCCAAGCTTGGTCAGATGGGCGAAGTCGTGCGCGTCAAGGACGGGTTCGCCCGCAACTTCTTGCTGAAGCGCGGCAAGGCGCTGCGCGCCACCGAAGCGAACCGCGCCAAGTATGACGGCATGAAGGCCGAGCTCGAGGCCAACAACATCAAGGCCAAGGGCGAAGCCGCCGTGGTCGCCGAGAAGATCGACGGCCGCGACATCATCATCATCCGCCAGGCCTCCGAGTCCGGCCAGCTGTTCGGCTCGGTCACGGTGCGCGACATCGTCGTTGCGCTGGCCGCCGACGGCATCACGGTTGCCCGTCCGCAGGTCTGGCTCGACTCGCCGATCAAGGTGATTGGCGCGCAGAAGGTGACCATCGCCGTTCACCCCGAGGTCGAGACCAGCGTCACCGTGACGGTCGCCCGTTCCGCCGAAGAGGCCGACCGGATCAAGCGCGGCGAGGACATCTCGACCCGTCAGGAAGACCAGGACGCTGCCGCCGAAGCGCTCGCCGCCGCCGGCGAATTCTTCGATCCGGAAGCGCAGCACGATGACGAGGCCGCGCCGGCTCCGGCTGCCGAAGAGAAGTAA
- the fabG gene encoding 3-oxoacyl-[acyl-carrier-protein] reductase: MFDLTGKTALVTGATGGIGGAIAQALHAQGATVAISGTRREVLDGFAAKLGERVHVLPCNLSSKDDVEALVPAAEAAMGQVDILIANAGITRDNLFVQLRDEDWDDVIAVNLTATFRLARAATKLMMRKRFGRIIAITSIVGVTGNPGQGNYTASKAGIIGLIKTLGAEYAKRGVTANCIAPGFIKTPMTDALNDKQRETILAKVPAARLGTPEDIAAAAVYLASNEAAYVTGQTIHVNGGMAMI, from the coding sequence ATGTTTGATCTGACTGGCAAGACGGCGCTCGTGACGGGTGCAACCGGCGGCATCGGCGGCGCGATCGCGCAGGCGCTGCATGCGCAGGGCGCGACGGTGGCGATTTCGGGGACGCGGCGCGAGGTGCTGGACGGCTTCGCGGCCAAGCTCGGCGAGCGCGTTCATGTGCTGCCGTGCAATCTCTCCAGCAAGGATGACGTCGAGGCGCTGGTGCCGGCGGCGGAAGCTGCGATGGGGCAGGTCGACATCCTGATCGCGAATGCCGGCATCACCCGCGACAACCTGTTCGTGCAGTTGCGTGACGAGGATTGGGACGACGTGATTGCGGTCAACCTGACCGCGACATTCCGCCTGGCGCGCGCGGCGACCAAACTGATGATGCGCAAGCGCTTCGGCCGCATCATCGCGATCACCTCGATCGTCGGCGTCACCGGCAATCCGGGGCAGGGCAACTACACCGCGTCGAAGGCCGGCATCATCGGCCTGATCAAGACGCTGGGCGCCGAATACGCCAAGCGCGGCGTGACCGCGAACTGCATCGCGCCGGGCTTCATCAAGACGCCGATGACGGATGCGCTCAACGACAAGCAGCGCGAAACCATCCTGGCGAAGGTTCCTGCGGCGCGGCTCGGAACGCCCGAGGATATCGCTGCGGCAGCGGTCTATCTGGCCTCGAACGAGGCCGCCTACGTCACCGGACAGACGATTCACGTCAACGGCGGCATGGCTATGATTTGA
- the fabD gene encoding ACP S-malonyltransferase — protein MTAAFTFPGQGSQAVGMGKALADAFPVAKAVFDEVDSALGEKLTAIIWDGPGETLQLTENAQPALMAVSIATLRVLESEAGFSVGRNAAFVAGHSLGEYSALAAAGSLTVSDTARLLRTRGLAMQKAVPVGAGAMAALLGLDYEAAVAVANEAAQGQVCQAANDNGGGQVVVSGDKAAVDRAVEIAKTKGAKRAMLLPVSAPFHCKLMQPAADAMAEALAGVTIKAPAAPLVSNVLASAISDPDEIRRRLVEQVTGTVRWRESVAYMAGQGVTRFFEIGAGKVLSGLVKRIADGAVGVSVGGPNDIAAAKDALAASA, from the coding sequence ATGACGGCAGCATTCACGTTTCCCGGGCAGGGCTCGCAGGCGGTTGGCATGGGCAAGGCCCTGGCCGACGCCTTTCCGGTCGCGAAGGCCGTGTTCGACGAGGTCGATTCCGCGCTGGGCGAGAAGCTGACCGCGATCATCTGGGATGGTCCGGGCGAGACATTGCAGCTGACGGAAAATGCCCAGCCGGCGCTGATGGCGGTCTCGATCGCCACGTTGCGCGTGCTCGAGAGCGAGGCCGGCTTCTCGGTCGGCCGCAACGCGGCCTTCGTTGCCGGGCACTCGCTCGGCGAGTATTCGGCGCTTGCCGCCGCCGGCAGCCTGACGGTGAGCGACACCGCGCGGCTGCTGCGCACCCGCGGGCTTGCGATGCAGAAGGCGGTGCCGGTCGGCGCCGGTGCGATGGCCGCGCTGCTCGGCCTCGATTACGAGGCGGCGGTCGCGGTCGCCAATGAGGCCGCGCAGGGCCAGGTCTGCCAGGCCGCCAACGACAACGGCGGCGGCCAGGTGGTGGTCTCCGGCGACAAGGCAGCCGTCGATCGCGCGGTGGAGATTGCGAAAACCAAAGGGGCAAAACGCGCCATGCTGCTGCCGGTGTCGGCGCCGTTCCACTGCAAGCTGATGCAGCCGGCGGCCGATGCGATGGCAGAGGCGCTGGCCGGCGTCACCATCAAGGCGCCCGCGGCGCCGCTGGTCTCCAACGTGCTGGCTTCGGCGATATCAGATCCCGACGAGATCCGCCGCCGCCTGGTCGAGCAGGTCACGGGAACGGTTCGCTGGCGCGAGTCGGTTGCCTATATGGCAGGCCAGGGCGTGACGCGGTTCTTCGAGATCGGCGCCGGCAAGGTGCTGAGCGGCCTCGTCAAGCGCATCGCCGATGGCGCGGTCGGCGTGTCCGTCGGCGGCCCGAACGATATCGCTGCAGCCAAGGACGCGCTGGCAGCTTCGGCCTAA